A window of Melopsittacus undulatus isolate bMelUnd1 chromosome 2, bMelUnd1.mat.Z, whole genome shotgun sequence contains these coding sequences:
- the C2H3orf85 gene encoding LOW QUALITY PROTEIN: uncharacterized protein C3orf85 homolog (The sequence of the model RefSeq protein was modified relative to this genomic sequence to represent the inferred CDS: deleted 1 base in 1 codon), giving the protein MSLKMSQILVSALLFTASFSGVLGAPFLTEESANQFIRLKRQILFSQNYWDPSSSQNAWGYIVADQVSKSWRALRDTAQHYMGLIPFAFDPSISSDNIRSYTDMHQESGTHCQQQTRMSY; this is encoded by the exons ATGTCTCTGAAAATGTCTCAGATTTTGGTGTCTGCTCTGCTGTTTACAG CTTCCTTTTCAGGTGTTCTCGGAGCACCTTTTCTGACAGAAGAATCAGCAAATCAATTTATACGACTGAAACGACAGATACTATTTTCTCAGAACTACTGGGACCCAAGCAGCAGTCAGAACGCATGGGGATATATCGTAGCTGATCAG GTCAGTAAATCATGGAGAGCTTTAAGAGACACAGCACAACACTACATGGGCTTGATTCCTTTTGCCTTTGATCCTTCAA TTTCCAGTGACAACATTAGATCTTACACGGATATG CACCAGGAGTCTGGGACTCACTGCCAGCAACAGACAAGGATGAGCTATTAA